DNA from Petropleomorpha daqingensis:
CCCCCGACGGTGTTCACCGACGTCTCCCCCGCCCACCGGATCGCCCGCGACGAGATCTTCGGGCCGGTCCTGTCCGTCCTCACCTTCCGCACGCCGGACGAGGCGGTCGCCAAGGCGAACAACACCACCTACGGGCTCTCGGCCGGGATCTGGACGGAGAAGGGCTCGCGGATCCTCAAGATCGCCGACCAGCTGCGCGCCGGCGTGGTCTGGGCCAACACGTTCAACAAGTTCGACCCGACGTCGCCCTTCGGCGGCTACAAGCAGTCCGGCTACGGCCGCGAGGGCGGCCGCCACGGGCTCGCCGGCTACCTGAAGGGGGCTTCCGCGTGACCGCCGAGCGTCTCGCCGTCCGCAAGACCTACAAGCTCTACGTCAACGGCGCGTTCCCGCGCTCGGAGTCCGGCCGCAGCTACGAGGTCACCGACGCCAAGGGCGGCTTCCTCGCCAACGCCGCGTGGGCCTCGCGCAAGGACGCCCGGGACGCCGTCGTCGCCGCCCGCGCCGCCTTCGGCAAGTGGTCCGGCGCCACCGCGTACAACCGCGGCCAGGTGCTCTACCGCGTCGCCGAGGTGATGGAGGGCCGGCACGAGCAGTTCTGCGCCGAGGTCGCGGCCGGCGAGGGGCTCTCGTCGTCCAAGGCCCGGGCCGCCGTCGACGCCGCGATCGACCGGTGGGTCTGGTACGCGGGCTGGACCGACAAGCTCGCCGCCGTCCTGGGCGGTGCCAACCCGGTCGCCGGGCCGTACTTCGACTTCAGCCTGCCCGAGCCGAGCGGCGTGATCGCGGTGCTGGCACCGCAGCAGTCGAGCCTGCTCGGCCTGGTCAGCACGCTCGCGCCGGTGCTGGCGGGCGGCAACACCGCCGTCGTCGTCAGCTCCAAGGAGCGGCCGCTGCCCGCCGTCACCCTCGGCGAGGTGCTCGAGACCAGCGACGTCCCGGCCGGGGTGGTCAACATCCTGACCGGTGACGCCGCCGAGATCGGCCCGTGGCTGGCCGAGCACGCCGACGTCGACGGGATCGACCTG
Protein-coding regions in this window:
- a CDS encoding aldehyde dehydrogenase family protein, with product MTAERLAVRKTYKLYVNGAFPRSESGRSYEVTDAKGGFLANAAWASRKDARDAVVAARAAFGKWSGATAYNRGQVLYRVAEVMEGRHEQFCAEVAAGEGLSSSKARAAVDAAIDRWVWYAGWTDKLAAVLGGANPVAGPYFDFSLPEPSGVIAVLAPQQSSLLGLVSTLAPVLAGGNTAVVVSSKERPLPAVTLGEVLETSDVPAGVVNILTGDAAEIGPWLAEHADVDGIDLTGAPAGRAMEFEREAAGTIKRVLRAPATEPDWTADPGLSRMTAFLETKTVWHPMGV